Part of the Sodalinema gerasimenkoae IPPAS B-353 genome is shown below.
CTTCTGGATTGTCGCCGGCTTTGTGCTAACTGCCGAAAGTAATGCCACCAATCTCACTGATGGTTTAGATGGCCTCATGGCCGGAATTGGGGCGATCGCCTTCTTAGCCCTAGCCGCCATGGTCACCCCCGCTCATCCCAGTTTAGGACTCTTCTGCGCCTGTTTCAGTGGGGCCTGTTTAGGCTTTCTAGCCCATAACCGCAATCCAGCCAAAGTCTTTATGGGAGATACCGGCTCCCTCGCCCTGGGCGGGGCCTTAGCCAGTGTCGGCATCTTGGGAAATGTTCTTTTTGGGTTATTTCTCCTGAGTGGCCTATTATTCGCCGAAACCCTCTCAGTGATTCTCCAAGTCAGCTATTATAAAGCGACCAAGAATCCGGATGGCATCGGCAAACGTTTGTTTAAAATGACACCCCTACATCACCATTTTGAGTTATCAGGATGGTCAGAACTCCAGGTCGTCTCCCGCTTTTACGGAGTCAGTCTCATCCTAGCCCTACTCGCCCTCTGGCTCAACGCCTAATTGAGAGAGGGCGACCACGGTTCGGCTATCGCTCACCGACCACAAGGGTACGCCCCTACAAGATTCCCCCTCTTGCCTCTTGCCTTCTTCCCCCCTCTTGCCTCTTGCCTTTTGCCTCTTGCCTTCTTCTTCCCTGTGCCCACCCCTGACCCCCAGCTTCACCTAGACTTAACCTTACTGGCCCTACAAGCCCTGCTGAACCTATCGAGTGAGGACATTTGGGCAACCGTGGTAACCTTGGGACTAGAGCGCGACTTGGGCGATCGCCAGAGTCTCGAACAGTTGCGCCAGGGACACCCCGCCCTAGCCCAAAAACTGCCTCAGCGGCAACAACTGCTGATTCTGAGTCAGCTCATTTGCGCTCTGGCCCAAGAACATCAGGAGACCATTCGCCGGGCGATCGCCTTGTTAGAACAATATACTCAGCTTGAACGTCCAGCACGAGAAGCTGTCCTCCTGTCTGAGTATTTGCAACGATTTACGCAGGGCTATCTACAACGCTCTCTGGGAACCCTAAAATTAACCCTAGTGGAGTCGTTGGCTCTTAAATTGTTAGTGGATCTCGTGTTTTATAGTAGTCCCGATGGCGATCGCCATTTGGCATGGGGATTGGATTTAGGCTCTCCCTAACAAGGGGCCTTGCCCAACCTTAGAGGATATTCTCTCAACGATTGAATTAACGGAGGTAAGCGATGGCAGAGGGTCACTGGTCTGGACAGATTTGGTCAGCGCGGTTAGAACGCTCATATACGCCCCCCACCTGTCGCTTAACGGTGGTGGGACGGCGATCGCTCCTGTCGTCTCGCCAACGACCCCGGTTGTCGAATCTGCGCTTTGAGTTGGTGTTGGATGACCCCCGCCTCCCGAACGACGACCAGAAAGTGGTGTCTGGAGATCAGGCGCAACTGTTTCATTTGAGTCAATTGGTGCGCGGGTATGTGCAGGGGTTCCTAAGCCAATCAGCTCAGCACCTAGAGGCCCTGGCTGCTCCTCCTGAGTCATCCTATGGGGGAAGGGTCAAGCGAGGGATCGCCAAGGGAGTCGGGACCACCATCGCCGCCGTCTCCCAACCCCGCGCCGCCACCTATATGGAACCCCAGGGCCTAGCCGCTCATAATTTAGTCTTAGGAACCCTAGCGACCCCAGATAGTGGCGCGGTGATTCGTTTGGGAACCCTACAACTGTTTGATGTCCTCTCCGCCTTAGAGAGCTTTCTGGCGGATTGGGAGTCTTGGGTAGGCGTTAAGCCCGAGGGCGATGGTCTCCCGCCGTGGCTCAGTCCCTTAGTGGGAGTCGTGGCCACAGGGGGGTTAGTGATGGCCTTAGCCCCCTTGGCTGAGAATCCTCCCTCCCAAGA
Proteins encoded:
- a CDS encoding DUF3038 domain-containing protein; translated protein: MPTPDPQLHLDLTLLALQALLNLSSEDIWATVVTLGLERDLGDRQSLEQLRQGHPALAQKLPQRQQLLILSQLICALAQEHQETIRRAIALLEQYTQLERPAREAVLLSEYLQRFTQGYLQRSLGTLKLTLVESLALKLLVDLVFYSSPDGDRHLAWGLDLGSP